A genomic stretch from Lathyrus oleraceus cultivar Zhongwan6 chromosome 2, CAAS_Psat_ZW6_1.0, whole genome shotgun sequence includes:
- the LOC127118117 gene encoding ferritin-4, chloroplastic, protein MLLKTAITASSSSLSLFNSENSRSLPFLHRGIKLNQFSVSATKGSSDNRVLTGVLFEPFEEVKKELDLVPIVPQDSIARHKFNVESEAAINEQINVEYNVSYVYHAMYAYFDRDNVALKGLAKFFKESSEEEREHAEKLMEYQNKRGGKVKLQSMVMPLSEFEHADKGDALHAMELALSLEKLTNEKLLNLHSVASKNGDVQLADFVESQFLGEQVEAIKKISEYVAQLRRVGKGHGVWHFDQMLLKEEAAAA, encoded by the exons ATGCTTCTCAAAACCGCCATAACCGCTTCCTCTTCCTCCCTTTCTCTCTTCAACTCCGAAAACTCGCGTTCGCTTCCGTTTCTTCACAGAGGAATCAAATTGAACCAATTCTCTGTTTCTGCTACAAAAGGCTCTAGCGATAACCGTGTTCTGACAGGTGTATTGTTTGAACCTTTTGAAGAGGTGAAAAAGGAACTCGATCTTGTTCCTATTGTTCCACAAGATTCTATAGCTCGCCATAAATTCAATGTCGAATCTGAAGCTGCTATTAACGAACAAATCAA TGTGGAGTATAATGTTTCGTATGTTTACCATGCGATGTATGCGTATTTTGATAGAGATAATGTTGCGCTGAAAGGTCTTGCTAA ATTTTTTAAAGAATCAAGTGAAGAGGAAAGAGAGCATGCTGAGAAATTGATGGAATATCAG aaCAAAAGGGGTGGAAAAGTGAAGTTGCAATCTATGGTGATGCCGTTGTCTGAGTTTGAACATGCTGATAAGGGTGATGCGCTGCACG CAATGGAACTAGCactgtcattggagaagttaACAAATGAAAAACTCCTTAACCTGCACAGT GTTGCCTCAAAAAATGGTGATGTGCAGTTGGCAGACTTTGTGGAAAGTCAGTTTTTGGGTGAACAG GTGGAAGCCATAAAAAAAATATCTGAGTATGTTGCTCAGCTTAGAAGAGTTGGCAAAGGACATG GTGTTTGGCACTTTGATCAGATGTTGCTCAAAGAGGAAGCAGCTGCAGCTTGA